The genomic stretch CCTCTCTAGCTACGACAGCCAACCGCTGGCACCTCTCACCTCCAAGCAGATAACGTCCATCAAGAAGGTCTCCAGCACCACTGGTGGTGGCTCTCCAAAAAGGGTCATAGTCCAAGCTTCCACTGGGGAGCTCCTGAAATGCCTAGGGGAATTTCTCTGCAGGAGATGTTACCGCTTAAAACATTTGTCACCCACAGACCCTATTCTTTGGCTGCGTAGTGTGGATCGCTCCTTGCTTCTCCAAGGATGGCAAGACCAAGCCTTTGTCACCCCAGCCAATGTGGTTTTTGTCTACTTGCTCTGCAGGGACGTCATTGATGGGGACTCTGTGGCCACTGAGCATGACTTGCAAGCCACACTATTGACCTGCCTGTATCTATCCTACTCTTACATGGGCAATGAGATCTCCTACCCTCTCAAACCTTTCCTGGTGGAAGCGGGCAAAGATGCCTTCTGGGACCGATGTCTTTGCATCATTGATGCCATGAGTGCCAAGATGCTGAGAATAAACGCGGACCCTCACTATTTTACCCAGGTGTTTGCTGACCTAAAAAATGAAGGCAACCGCGATGAGTTTTCTAGAGTACTGGACCGGTGACTGTCCCAGGAGAGAAAAAGTCAAACAATGTTACAGCACTTGAAGGTCAGGTCTGATTTCCACCATCTCTGGCCAACCTTGATCCAGTAGCCAAAAAAAAGGGACCACATTCAGCCTTTTGTGCATTGTCCACGTTGAGAAGCGGTGGAAATCTGAGGCACCTTGGCCACCATCCAACGTGCAACTTTATTTGAGGCCATCAAGTGCCTGGCACTCACATCACCTTTTCTCTCGCTGTAGTATCTTCTGAGGATGGAAGAGTCACTACTCCTTACTACTCCTGGGTAGAAGCTGCTTGCACTCATCCCAAAGCACCAGACTCTTACCTCCAACCAGTATTTTTGTATAAATGTGCAATTCGGAGTCATGGGATGGAAAAATAATGACTCATGGGAGTTTCGCCTTATTCCTGTGTCTCCTATTTATAGATGGGAGCTGGGAATATTTGAGAAGCCTCCAGAGATGAGGAGGCCAAGAGGCCCCCAGTGGCTGGGGGAATCCTGAGATGGGTAATGGTGGACGGTGCAGTCTCTTCTCCAATCCCTTTGTATACATGAATGCGAACGTGTCAGACTTTATTTAAGAACACTGTATTGGTAACAATACCTCCTCTTTTATTTTATGTCTGTGGTTTTAGCCCTAACATGACAGAGGTTGGGCTGCAGTGTGGGGTGGGCCTGAGAGGGCCGCTGGCCGTATTTTATCTTCAGAAATAATAGGTCGCTTCCAGGCGCAATAATAGGACGTTTACTGCAGATTATCCAGTTATTACAGATTACGTGCAAGGAAATGCATAACATCAGCCATGTACCGAGCCGTATAGTCTGTTTCTAGAGCTCTGTTCAGGCAGAATGGGGATTTATTTCTAATAAAGAGACAAATTGAGGGGCTTAATCATGTTGTAGCAATGTCATGTCCTTATTGCCTCGATTTATCAATAAGTGAcagatttcactgtgagtgataaattgcaccagccaatcagctcctaactgccatgttacagactgttgcccttatttatcaatgggtgatacatttcactgtgagtgataaattgcaccagccaatccgctcctagctgtaatttttcaaacccagcctgtgaaatggaagttaggagctgattggctggtgcaatttatcactcacagtgaaatgtatcactcattggtaAATAagggcatgtgtttgaaaaatgacagttaggagcggattggctggtgcaatttatcactcacagtgaaatgtatcactcattggtaAATAAGGACATATGTGCGGTATACATCACTTACCAAGGAGCACAGATCTATGGTAGATGGCTTGTGGTGTATTGTGCAATTGCTGCATAGCTAGAGGATTGCAGGATATTGGTATACCTGTGCTCAAGCAGGAACAGCCAGCCTGAACTCTGATAGCCGAGTGATTACTTATCTGGTTTGTTGATGCTCGCACACTGATCTGGCTTTAAATGAATGAGAAATAGATTGACGCGCAGGGAGCCTGTGACATGTCGTGTCTCCAGGGCGTCTGTTTTATATTACATGAGCTACATGCACACAGCTTCATCCGGCAGACGCCGCCTATAGAGGGAGCGCAGCATCCGATCTGTGCATCAGGATGAGGGCTGCATCCAGATAATAGTCATGTATTCTGTAACACTGACAAACAGGCTTCCGTCTACACATTTAGGGGGAGAtgaatcaaaccttggagagagataaagtggagagaagtaAAGTACAAacctatcagctcctgtcatttttcaaacacagcctgtgacgtggcagtttattcggtactttatctctctccaagatttgatacatgttCCCCATCATTGTACACATTGCCGATGACTGTGTGAGGAATGCAGTATTGTTATGGCCTGCATACAGCGTTAAGTTGGGTTCTGTGTGTGACCAGGGATTGCAGCCGAGAAGTGGGCTGGGGTTCCTCCACACACCCAATTATTTTGCTTGATTTGTATAAATAAATCATTTTCCATCTCATTTAATAATCAGCGTCTGGTAATAGGGAATCCCATTGTGGTGCTGCCTGTACCATTAACCACAATGTGGAAATGCAGAAAATATGTCACCTACTGCTGCTTCTTCGGACATAAACCACTATACACTGGGAACTGGTGGCATCACTGAGGCACGAGGCATTTTAGGAGAGAGGTACACTGCTCTGGCCATGGTGGGTTAGGGACTTAGAAGACACATCAGTGTGTCGGTGTTGTACAGTGTGTGTTGTCGTGTGGTGATTGTGCACTGAGACACGTTGGCTCTGCCTCCTGGGCATTCTCTGTGTGTGGAGCGATGACCTACATCTCTGCCTGTGTCTCCTGTATTATTACAGAGAACGTCCCTCTGCCTGTCTGCTGTATTATTACAGAGAATGTCCCTCTGCCTGTCTCCTGTATTATTACAGAGAATGTCCCTCTGCCTGTCTGCTGTATTATTACAGAGAATGTCCCTCTGCCTGTCTGCTGGCAGCAGAGGTGACCTGTGGGGATATGAGCCGTGATTCTGTTATTGTACCTTCTAGCCACGATGAAGGGGTCActggtgcagtgcatgctgggtacTATGATGGGCACTGACCTGTGTGAGCAGAGGATATGATAGGAAACAGCTAAAGATTCTGCTTACTGTCTGTCTGCTGAGTGTCTGTATCCTATGCTCGCCTTTAGGACTCTTTCCTGATACATTTAGCATGAAAGTGATGATGTCTGTTATAAAACACAAaggttctccatctattccccactgacatccatgttctccatctattccccactgacaCCCAGGTTCCccatctattccccactgacatccgtgttctccatctattccccactgacatccatgttctccatctattccccactgacaCCCAGGTTCCccatctattccccactgacatcCATGTTCTCCATCTATTCCTCACTGACATCCatgttctccatctattccccactgacatcCATGTTCTCCATCTATTCCTCACTGACATCCatgttctccatctattccccactgacatccgtgttctccatctattccacactgacatccgtgttctccatctattccccactgacatccatgttctccatctattccccactgacaCCCAGGTTCCccatctattccccactgacatccgtgttctccatctattccccactgacatccatgttctccatctattccccactgacatccatgttctccatctattccccactgacatccgtgttctccatctattccacactgacatccgtgttctccatctattccccactgacatccatgttctccatctattccccactgacacccaggttctccatctattccccactgatatccgtgttctccatctattccccactgacatccatgttctccatctattccccactgacatccgtgttctccatctattccccactgacatccatgttctccatctattccccactgacatccatgttctccatctattccccactgacatccgtgttctccatctattccccactgacatccgggttctccatctattccccagCTGACACCCaggttctccatctattccccactgacaccaaggttctccatctattccccaaTGACATCCatgttctccatctattccccactgacatccgtgttctccatctattccccactgacacccaggttctccatctattccccactgacatccgtgttctccatctattctccactgacatccgtgttctccatctattccccactgacatcgtgttctccatctattccccactgacatccgtgttctccatctattccccactgacatccgtgttctccatctattccccactgacatccgtgttctccatctattctccactgacatccgtgttctccatctattccccactgacatccgtgttctccatctattccccactgacatccgtgttctccatctattccccaccGACATCCatgttctccatctattccccaccGACATCCATGTTatccatctattccccactgacatccgtgttctccatctattccccagCTGACATCCgggttctccatctattccccagCTGACACCCaggttctccatctattccccactgacaccaaggttctccatctattccccaatgacatccgtgttctccatctattccccactgacatccgtgttctccatctattccccactgacatccgtgttctccatctattccccactggCACCCaggttctccatctattccccactgacacccaggttctccatctattccccactgacatccatgttctccatctattccccactgacatccgtgttttccatctattccccactgacatccgtgttctccatctattccccactgacatccgtgttctccatctattccccactgacatccgcgttctccatctattccccactgacatccgtgttctccatctattccccactgacatccgtgttctccatctattccccactgacatccgtgttctccatctattccccactgacacccaggttctccatctattccccactgacatcCGTGTTCTGCATCTACTCCCCACTGACATCCgggttctccatctattccccactgacatccgggttctccatctattccccactgacatcCGTGTTCTCCATCTATTCCACACTGACATCCgggttctccatctattccccactgacatccgggttctccatctattccccagCTGACACCCaggttctccatctattccccactgacaccaaggttctccatctattccccaatgacatccgtgttctccatctattccccactgacatccgtgttctccatctattccccactgacatccgtgttctccatctattccccactggCACCCaggttctccatctattccccactgacacccaggttctccatctattccccactgacatccatgttctccatctattccccactgacatccgtgttctccatctattccccactgacatccgtgttctccatctattccccactgacatccgtgttctccatctattccccactgacatccgtgttctccatctattccccactgacatccgtgttctccatctattccccactgacatccgtgttctccatctattccccactgacatccgtgttctccatctattccccactgacacccaggttctccatctattccccactgacatcCATGTTCTGCATCTACTCCCCACTGACATCCgggttctccatctattccccactgacatccgtgttctccatctattccccactgacatcCGTGTTCTCCATCTATTCCACACTGACATCCgggttctccatctattccccactgacatccgggttctccatctattccccactgacacccaggttctccatctattccacactgacatgcgggttctccatctattccccaccTGACACCCAGGTTCTCGATCATCTAGTCCCCACTGACATCCatgttctccatctattccccactgacatccgggttctccatctattccccactgacatcCGTGTTCTCCATCTATTCCACACTGACATCCgggttctccatctattccccactgacatccgggttctccatctattccccagCTGACACCCaggttctccatctattccccactgacaccaaggttctccatctattccccaatgacatccgtgttctccatctattccccactgacatccgtgttctccatctattccccactgacatccgtgttctccatctattccccactggCACCCaggttctccatctattccccactgacacccaggttctccatctattccccactgacatccaggttctccatctattccccactgacatccgtgttctccatctattccccactgacatccgtgttctccatctattccccactgacatccgtgttctccatctattccccactgacatccgtgttctccatctattccccactgacatccgtgttctccatctattccccactgacatccgtgttctccatctattccccactgacatccgtgttctccatctattccccactgacacccaggttctccatctattccccactgacatcCATGTTCTGCATCTACTCCCCACTGACATCCgggttctccatctattccccactgacatccgtgttctccatctattccccactgacatcCGTGTTCTCCATCTATTCCACACTGACATCCgggttctccatctattccccactgacatccgggttctccatctattccccactgacacccaggttctccatctattccacactgacatgcgggttctccatctattccccaccTGACACCCAGGTTCTCGATCATCTAGTCCCCACTGACATCCatgttctccatctattccccactgacatccgtgttctccatctattccccactgacatccgtgttctccatctattccccactggCACCCaggttctccatctattccccactgacatccgtgttctccatctattccccactgacatccgggttctccatctattccccagCTGACACCCaggttctccatctattccccactgacaccaaggttctccatctattccccactgacatccgtgttctccatctattccccactgacatccgtgttctccatctattccccactgacatccgtgttctccatctattccccactgacatccgtgttctccatctattccccactgacacccaggttctccatctattccccactgacatccgtgttctccatctattccccactgacatccgtgttctccatctattccccactggCACCCaggttctccatctattccccactgacatccgtgttctccatctattccccactgacatccgggttct from Pseudophryne corroboree isolate aPseCor3 chromosome 5, aPseCor3.hap2, whole genome shotgun sequence encodes the following:
- the LOC134928640 gene encoding cyclin-dependent kinase 5 activator 1-like, with the protein product MGTVLSLSPGSRKASLYDDGPGSLAHYNNVSKGSGQKPEKTLKRHSMFIPALTWKRLVASTKKKTSRKGTVNSNYQKDVAHLNHENVKKSLSCANLSSYDSQPLAPLTSKQITSIKKVSSTTGGGSPKRVIVQASTGELLKCLGEFLCRRCYRLKHLSPTDPILWLRSVDRSLLLQGWQDQAFVTPANVVFVYLLCRDVIDGDSVATEHDLQATLLTCLYLSYSYMGNEISYPLKPFLVEAGKDAFWDRCLCIIDAMSAKMLRINADPHYFTQVFADLKNEGNRDEFSRVLDR